The Plasmodium sp. gorilla clade G2 genome assembly, contig: PADLG01_00_66, whole genome shotgun sequence genome includes a window with the following:
- a CDS encoding erythrocyte membrane protein 1, PfEMP1, putative, protein MPTKTSTNRYVPYGKYKGKTYIYVENDNDSHNYVVTTDTSDITSSSESEYEEIDINDIYPYKSPKYKTLIEVVLKPSKTPSDVLSGTIPNSGEKPLSDNIPIDDEWNELKKDFILNMLQNDIPGNITDTNTSYSGMPLEQPFITQIQDRKLYSDENEIIYNINWNIPKNITTNNVDSPKYMSPNIYSGIDLINDSLNRGNDIDIYDELLKRKENELFGTNYPKNTSTNRVAKPISGDPILNQLDLYDKWLERNKDMYNQWNIQRDNDNTTDHTHNLLNTNLSIEISSDMTPRSNMDMSGTNRYTYLDDKELFENSSDENLL, encoded by the coding sequence ATGCCGACAAAAACATCAACGAATAGATATGTGCCCTATGGTAAATATAAAGgcaaaacatacatatatgtggaaaatgataatgatagtCATAACTATGTGGTAACAACTGATACATCTGATATCACTTCTTCGTCCGAAAGTGAATATGAAGAGATagatattaatgatatatatccatataaaTCGCCAAAATATAAAACGTTAATTGAAGTAGTACTAAAACCAAGTAAAACACCAAGTGATGTACTTAGTGGTACTATACCAAATAGTGGTGAAAAACCATTAAGTGATAATATACCCATAGATGATGAATggaatgaattaaaaaaggaTTTTATTTTGAACATGTTACAAAATGATATACCTGGAAACATTACGGATACTAATACTTCATATAGTGGTATGCCTCTAGAACAACCTTTTATTACACAAATACAAGATCGAAAATTATATAGTGATGAAAacgaaattatatataatattaattggaATATACCAAAAAATATCACAACGAATAACGTGGATAGTCCAAAATATATGTcaccaaatatatatagtggTATAGATCTAATTAATGATTCGTTAAATCGTGGTAATGATATTGATATTTATGATGAGTTACTCAAACGAAAAGAAAACGAATTGTTTGGAACAAACTATCCGAAAAATACATCTACAAATCGTGTTGCAAAACCAATAAGTGGTGATCCTATACTGAACCAATTGGATCTATATGATAAATGGTTAGAGAGAAATAAAGATATGTACAACCAGTGGAATATACAACGTGATAACGACAATACTACGGACCATACACACAACTTGTTGAATACCAACCTTTCTATAGAAATAAGTAGTGATATGACCCCTAGATCTAATATGGATATGAGTGGTACTAATAGATATACTTATTTGGATGATAAGGAGTTGTTTGAAAATAGTAGTgatgaaaatttattatga